One Cryptococcus neoformans var. grubii H99 chromosome 3, complete sequence genomic region harbors:
- a CDS encoding chitinase, translating to MHFVGSTTLFVILTALAVRSAPAPQSGTDYTCDSDTQWHDAYQTFTCPGDTVCVTGASGNPCQFPSGYGQSGAVAVAVTSAAAVTSASAAGVVTSATAPGGVSVTGAGTTGGKVATSASEAAVTSSSGATAAESGGGSSASHTNSAASASGTSTSNGASGSNRLVTYWDNYANMGGVNAGQLTAVTHVILSFADMTGWATEQTTWKFMESSDGNFDSSTAATLKGMQSGLKVCGALGGWGLDSVMATAVRGGDSTIATFVANVKGFADYFNLDGIDIDWEFPSASDDANLIIFITQLRAAIGDDRLISIALGARVDTTDAAAFNSDTFSKLDSLVDMWNVMTYDYVNRYSTTTEQQAGNRVVTTVMDYYEQQGITMEKCNVGFPMNAKYFTLTEACDSSNPIGCSLPGTDYYEDSGVDNYKSGWVRFNPGLDSTLGTKGTEWATKMRAQWEARPTDGSTEITVDVSNAWVDETNNVFWTWLSDSDMKTTCQNWVTSGKVGGAMVWSLNQDDKGQDGGSHLTALAECIQGS from the exons ATGCATTTCGTCGGCAGTACCACTCTCTTTGTTATTCTCACGGCTCTTGCTGTCCGTTCAGCACCTGCTCCGCAATCTGGCACCGACTACACTTGCGATAGCGACACCCAATGGCATGACGCATACCAGACGTTTACTTGTCCTGGTGATACCGTTTGTGTCACTGGTGCCAGTGGAAACCCTTGCCAATTTCCATCGGG TTATGGACAGTCTGGAGCAGTGGCTGTTGCGGTCACTTCTGCCGCTGCTGTAACTTCGGCCAGTGCTGCTGGAGTGGTAACCTCAGCAACTGCACCGGGAGGTGTCAGCGTCACTGGGGCTGGCACAACAGGCGGAAAAGTAGCCACTTCAGCTTCAGAAGCAGCTGTAACTTCGTCGTCGGGGGCTACAGCTGCCGAATCTGGTGGGGGAAGCAGTGCCTCGCACACAAACTCTGCAGCATCGGCAAGTGGTACCTCCACTTCGAATGGCGCTAGTGGATCGAACAGACTTGTGACTTATTGGGATAA TTATGCAAATATGGGAGGAGTCAACGCTGGTCAATTGACAGCCGTTACTCACGTCATTCTTT CCTTTGCCGATATGACTGGCTGGGCTACCGAGCAAACGACATGGAAGTTCATGGAATCTTCCGACGGCAACTTTGACTCTTCAACAGCCGCGACGCTCAAGGGCATGCAATCTGGTCTTAAAGTTTGTGGAGCTCTTGGTGGTTGGGGTCTTGACAGTGTTATGGCTACTGCAGTAAGAGGCGGAGACTCAACTATTGCAACGTTTGTGGCCAATGTGAAGGGATTTGCCGATTACTTCAACTTGGACGGCATTGATATTGACTGGG AATTCCCCTCCGCCTCTGATGACGCCAACCTCATCATTTTTATTACCCAACTGCGTGCTGCAATTGGTGATGACAGACTTATTTCCATCGCACTTGGCGCCCGAGTTGATACTACCGATGCCGCCGCTTTCAATAGTGACACATTCTCAAAACTTGACAGCCTTGTTGACATGTGGAACGTCATGACTTACGACTATGTCAACCGCTACAGTACTACTACGGAACAACAGGCTGGTAACCGCGTTGTCACCACCGTCATGGATTACTATGAGCAGCAAGGTATCACAATGGAGAAATGTAACGTTGGTTTCCCTATGAACGCCAAGTACTTCACCCTTACCGAAGCCTGTGATTCTTCAAACCCAATTGGCTGTTCTCTTCCAGGCACCGACTACTATGAAGACAGCGGCGTTGATAATTACAAATCGGGATGGGTCAGATTTAATCCAGGTTTGGATTCTACGCTGGGTACAAAAGGAACAGAATGGGCGACCAAGATGAGGGCGCAGTGGGAAGCTCGGCCCACCGACGGAAGTACAGAGATTACTGTCGATGTATCGAACGCCTGGGTTGACGAGACCAACAACGTCTTCTGGACTTGGTTGTCTGACTCTGACATGAAGACAACTTGCCAAAACTGGGTGACGTCGGGAAAGGTGGGGGGAGCTATGGTCTGGAGTCTCAACCAG GACGACAAAGGTCAAGACGGAGGGAGCCACTTGACAGCGCTTGCAGAGTGTATCCAGGGGTCATAA
- a CDS encoding 3-hydroxyisobutyrate dehydrogenase has product MINEQKPVVGWIGLGAMGSGMAASLVSQGYKVQAFDVYPPSLKRVAEQGAIPSSSPRDAAKEVQVLCLMVVNAQQVEQTLFGKDGGVAEILENGASIIVFSTVPPSFLVEVAERLNKLGKNIGLVDSPVSGGSTRAAQGQLAIMSSGTPSSIATARTVLDSLTLPPQGGLTLVGDRVGIASDFKMINQVFCAVSIAAQGEALGLAKALGLNVRTVYEIVKQTTGDSFMFGHRAPWSIRPDPVPKSAMTIINKDIAIVMGEARRDHFPAPLSAAAEQLYTAALAAGLEKEEDGLVSKFWEKLGGKPIAEQGTEKEEIEKARELVIKPGKKVQKVLLATQDADSRISSLKEALKKAGVEVVEQGKEVDAIIVSGGNAAAVEELLLDIRSWGLSEGTPVIITSNVLPSSRLSQLATEIKPLQLVDAPTAGGNKEAKNGSLTVFASGEADALSASHSILSALSTQGGDPTKLHFIAGGVGSATKVKAVNSLLEAIHLAVTGEGFAFAKHKGMDIEKVFKVLSGGAARSFIMGDRFPRIINISQDGPENTVSTLWNDLSITLAEAKQHKCPFFLAQAAMQQLERLHSSGYAQADDSSIIKLWEETGVKI; this is encoded by the exons ATGATCAACGAGCAGAAACCAGTAGTCGGATGGATTGGTTTGGGCGCTATGGGTAGTGGCATGGCTGCT AGTCTTGTTTCCCAAGGATACAAAGTACAAGCATTTGATGTCTACCCGCCCTCCCTCAAGCGAGTGGCAGAACAAGGGGCCATCCCCagctcttctcctcggGATGCTGCCAAAGAGGTCCAAGTTCTTTGTTTGATGGTGGTCAACGCCCAGCAAGTGGAACAGACTTTGTTTGGCAAAGATGGAGGCGTTGCGGAGATATTGGAAAATGGCGCCTCTATCATTGTGTTCTCCACTGTgcccccttccttcttggttGAAGTCGCCGAGAGGTTGAATAAACTGGGCAAAAACATCGGG CTTGTCGATTCCCCAGTATCGGGAGGCTCAACTCGCGCTGCCCAGGGCCAGCTCGCCATCATGTCATCAGGCACTCCGTCCTCCATTGCTACAGCTCGTACTGTCCTCGACTCCCttactcttcctccccaagGTGGTCTTACTCTGGTTGGGGATAGAGTCGGCATTGCCAGCGATTTCAAAATGATTAATCAGGTATTTTGCGCGGTTAGTATTGCAGCACAGGGGGAGGCCTTAGGTCTTGCGAAGGCTTTGGGGCTAAATGTCAGAACAGTATATGAGATAGTCAAGCAGACAACGGGAGACAGCTTCATGT TTGGCCACCGAGCTCCTTGGTCTATCCGTCCTGACCCTGTTCCCAAGTCGGCGATgaccatcatcaacaaagACATCGCCATCGTGATGGGTGAAGCGAGACGGGATCACTTTCCCGCCCCTTTAAGTGCCGCCGCTGAGCAGCTATACACTGCTGCATTGGCTGCGGgactggagaaggaagaggacggtTTGGTGTCAAAGTTCTGGGAGAAACTAGGCGGAAAGCCGATTGCCGAGCAAGGAAccgagaaagaagagattgaaaaggCCAGGGAGCTTGTGATCAAGCCCGGCAAGAAAGTTCAAAAGGTCCTATTGGCCACCCAAGATGCCGACAGCCGGATATCTTCCCTGAAAGAGGCCTTGAAGAAAGCCGGAGTGGAAGTTGTCGAGcaggggaaggaggttgatgCGATCATTGTCTCTGGTGGAaatgctgctgctgtggAAGAGCTTTTATTGGACATTCGGTCAT GGGGCCTTTCTGAAGGTACTCctgtcatcatcactaGCAACGTCTTGCCCTCATCTCGACTCTCTCAACTTGCCACTGAAATAAAGCCTCTTCAACTGGTTGATGCGCCTACAGCTGGGGGCAACAAAGAGGCCAAAAATGGATCTCTCACCGTGTTTGCTTCCGGAGAAGCGGATGCCCTTTCAGCTTCTCATTCTATTCTCTCTGCCCTTTCTACCCAAGGCGGCGACCCAACCAAGCTGCACTTCATCGCAGGAGGCGTGGGCTCTGCCACGAAAGTCAAGGCCGTGAATTCGTTACTAGAAGCTATCCACTTGGCGGTGACTGGTGAAGGATTTGCATTTGCCAAGCATAAGGGAATGGATATCGAAAAAGTGTTCAAGGTCTTATCTGGAGGAGCGGCGAGATCTTTCATCATGGGTGACC GTTTCCCTAGAATAATCAATATCAGTCAGGATGGGCCTGAAAATACAGTCTCAACTTTGTGGAATGACCTCTCAATCACTCTTGCAGAGGCTAAGCAACACAAGtgtccctttttcttggccCAGGCCGCAATGCAGCAGCTGGAGAGGCTTCACAGTAGCGGGTACGCCCAAGCAGACGACAGTAGTATCATCAAGCTCTGGGAAGAGACTGGCGTGAAAATCTAA
- a CDS encoding avenacinase, with protein MSLEEKLNVTQQYDQPRVGQVDRLGYTGLFYADGSAGVRGWPFASSFPEGLNAAASFDRDLVYRRASAIGAEARAKGINVQFGPGLNLLRSPQGGRGFEYSGTDPYLAGQIAAEHVKGVQSQNVMATMRHYIGNEQEAGRQITSSNIDGRTAHELYLWPFQDAVNAGVVSTMCSYNGLDGIPACSNPKSLGKWLHEELNYQGWVLSDYGAIYDGYEVDSANAGCDSVIGFTVDRGTGNSTGAYPFGPNSMLSEALANGTVSEARLDDMAVRIISAWYKVGQDQNYPPLEREKNALSDDHNALAREIAAKSIVLLKNENNTLPLRNVSYLYVFGQSASVDLYGFPAPLDFSFAPVNDQGTFASGQGSSYSNLPYLITPFEALQQRARIDHSQVFSYLDNFNHTNQATYAAAANALDSPCLVDVRHECSEGYDRANLMASSEGDETILAVASACAKTIVIYSACGPFNATRWANHENVTAVLNAGGGGQEAGNGLVDVLYGDVNPSARLPYTVAQELIDYPYLVDIAEDSELSAEYHQINYTEGLLIDYRWFDKYNLTPIYEFGYGLSYTTFKYSNLQVQPSTADLEAVHPSNSSLLYDCLALVQVDIKNDGELAGTEIPQLYLGSPAEDAPSKVLRGFEAVPLGVGETRTLSFNLSRRDLSSWDTATDQWRIPSGSFEVYVGASSRDIRLNGDMTFTLH; from the exons ATGAGCCTCGAAGAGAAACTCAATGTCACTCAGCAATATGACCAGCCCCGGGTCGGCCAAGTGGACCGGCTGGGTTATACAGGTCTTTTCTACGCCGATGGTTCCGCTGGCGTTCGAGGTTGGCCATTTGCCTCCAGTTTCCCTGAAGGTTTGAATG CGGCCGCAAGCTTTGACCGTGATCTAGTTTACCGAAGAGCGTCAGCGATCGGCGCAGAAGCAAGAGCGAAGGGAATCAACGTTCAGTTCGGACCAGGTTTAAACTTGCTAAGGTCGCCACAGGGAGGTCGCGGGTTTGAGT ACTCTGGAACCGACCCGTATCTTGCTGGTCAGATCGCCGCCGAACATGTCAAAGG CGTCCAATCTCAAAATGTTATGGCCACTATGCGCCATTATATTGGTAACGAGCAAGAAGCGGGAAGGCAAATCACCAGTTCCAACATAGATGGTCG AACGGCTCATGAACTGTATCTATGGCCCTTCCAGGATGCTGTCAATGCCGGAGTCGTGTCAACCATGTGCTCCTACAACGGCTTGGATGGTATTCCTGCTTGTTCTAATCCCAAATCCCTTGGGAAATGGTTACACGAAGAATTGAACTACCAAGGCTGGGTCCTTTCCGATTATGGGGCCATCTACGACGGATACGAAGTAGATTCCGCCAATGCAGGCTGTGACTCTGTTATTGGGTTTACAGTGGACCGTGGGACGGGGAATTCCACAGGCGCTT ACCCGTTTGGCCCCAACAGCATGCTTTCCGAAGCTCTAGCTAATGGTACAGTGTCGGAAGCGCGTCTTGATGACATGGCGGTCAGAATCATCTCTGCATGGTACAAGGTCGGTCAGGATCAGAATTATCCCCCCCttgaaagggagaagaatgcATTGAGCGACGACCATAACGCACTGGCCCGGGAAATTGCTGCCAAATCCATCGTCCTCCTGAAGAACGAGAACAATACGTTGCCATTAAGGAATGTATCTTA TCTATATGTCTTTGGCCAATCAGCTT CGGTTGATTTATACGGCTTTCCCGCACCCTTGGATTTCTCTTTCGCCCCCGTGAATGACCAAGGAACTTTCGCTAGCGGTCAAGGATCCTCTTACTCTAATCTACCATATCTTATCACGCCTTTTGAAGCTTTGCAGCAGAGAGCTCGCATAGATCATAGCCAAGTTTTCTCATACCTCGACAATTTTAATCATACTAATCAAGCAACCtacgcggcggcggcaaATGCGTTGGATTCCCCTTGTCTTGTCGATGTCCGACACGAATGTTCCGAAGGTTATGATCGGGCCAATTTGATGGCTAGCAgcgaaggagatgagacTATTCTGGCTGTCGCCTCTGCTTGCGCGAAGACTATCGTCATTTACAGTGCCTGTGGACCGTTCAATGCAACCAGGTGGGCCAATCACGAGAATGTAACTGCGGTATTGAACGCGGGAGGTGGTGGCCAGGAAGCAGGTAATGGATTGGTGGACGTTCTTTATGGAGACGTCAACCCATCCGCCCGACTTCCTTATACGGTCGCTCAAGAG TTGATCGACTACCCATATCTGGTAGATATCGCAGAAGACAGCGAGCTTTCTGCTGAATACCAT CAAATCAATTACACTGAAGGTCTCCTGATTGACTACCGCTGGTTCGACAAGTACAACCTGACTCCCATCTACGAGTTTGGCTACG GTCTCTCGTACACTACATTCAAGTACTCCAATCTTCAAGTTCAGCCGTCCACCGCAGATCTTGAAGCAGTACACCCTTCAAATTCCAGTTTACTTTACGACTGTCTCGCTTTGGTGCAAGTAGACATCAAAAACGACGGAGAGCTTGCAGGAACTGAAATTCCTCAGCTTTACCTTGGCTCACCTGCCGAAGACGCTCCAAGCAAAGTTCTACGTGGATTTGAAGCTGTCCCCCTCGGTGTAGGCGAGACTCGTACTTTGTCTTTCAATCTAAGTCGTCGAGATTTGAG CTCTTGGGATACTGCTACTGATCAGTGGAGGATCCCTTCTGGCAGTTTTGAGGTCTACGTTGGCGCTTCAAGCAGAGATATCAGATTAAATGGCGATATGACCTTTACTCTTCACTAG
- a CDS encoding 2,4-dihydroxyhept-2-ene-1,7-dioic acid aldolase, with protein MTLTNVATAHTTTVQNPRLRLLNNLRSKTPALMTFIAIPSVRHAQIIALTGLDGVIIDCEHGHIGDDQMHNSVSAISALGVSPIIRVRGPQPDILKRALDTGAHGLMVPMINTAKEAAAVVTYSKFPPYGLRGQGSAFPAIGHGLTTPEYMKTANETILTIVQIETKQGVENVEEIAAVPGIDYLFIGPNDLAQSLLGYTPARGDEPVFVEAIDKIVAAARKHGKWVGRLVNDGPLAVEALKTFDSVAITGDTKAITNWYTAQIDCVRN; from the exons ATGACCCTCACCAACGTCGCTACCGCACACACCACCACAGTTCAGAACCCCCGGCTCCGCCTCCTCAACAATCTCAGGTCAAAGACCCCAGCTCTGATGACCTTTATTGCTATCCCAAGTGTTCGACATGCCCAAATTATTGCTTTAACTGGTTTAGAT GGCGTGATCATTGACTGTGAACACGGACACATCGGAGACGATCAGATGCACAATTCGGTCTCTGCCATCTCTGCTCTTGGCGTCAGTCCTATCATCCGTGTCCGCGGTCCTCAACCCGATATCCTCAAACGAGCACTTGACACTGGTGCCCA TGGTCTCATGGTTCCCATGATCAACACCGCCAAGGAAGCTGCAGCCGTCGTCACCTACTCCAAATTCCCTCCTTACGGTCTTCGTGGCCAAGGGTCCGCTTTCCCGGCTATCGGTCACGGTCTCACTACACCAGAGTACATGAAGACTGCCAACGAAACAATATTGACGATCGTTCAGATCGAGACTAAGCAAGGCGTGGAGAATGTGGAGGAGATTGCTGCTGTTCCCGGTATTG ATTACCTCTTCATCGGCCCTAACGATCTCGCTCAATCACTTCTCGGCTACACTCCAGCCAGAGGTGATGAACCGGTCTTTGTCGAGGCTATCGATAAGATTGTAGCGGCCGCGCGCAAGCACGGCAAGTGGGTTGGTCGATTGGTGAATGACGGGCCGCTGGCGGTAGAAGCGCTCAAGACTTTTGACAGCGTGGCGATCACTGGGGATACCAAGGCCATCACAAATTGGTATACTGCGCAGATTGACTGTGTGAGGAATTAG
- a CDS encoding thioredoxin reductase GliT — MPSLVTKAIMSTTKIDLLIIGGGPAGLSAAITFSRLRRSCVIYDSGDYRNASASHSHTILGFEGQNPADYRAKVRSELLRDYNATTTFRNGQIVSLVKVGEDFEAKDAEGNTLKARKVILATGLKDHLPDIAGVSEQWGKRIIHCIFCHGTETANQPFAFVFTPNNVKLNPLLVAGMLKLWGAMDHQPVYILTHGSDVSTEEGRREAGLETYWEVIQNKGYQVISSPIQSIKENDSKTSLIIEFADHPSISVPYMLLFPEKITPSDHGSFIVNEELLGAPLGPMGTIPAPTESLGAPKMPPRMGDDPRTPVEGLFWAGNSGSMPANVTISAAQGSAAAIVAADELGTEDLIKFA, encoded by the exons ATGCCATCTCTCGTCACCAAAGCAATAATGTCTACCACTAAAATCGACCTTTTAATCATTGGAGGCGGCCCAGCAGGTCTATCAGCTGCCATCACATTTTCAAGGCTTCGTCGTTCTTGCGTTATATACGACTCTGGTGATTACCGTAACGCCTCAGCCTCTCACTCGCATACTATTCTCGGCTTTGAAGGGCAGAATCCTGCTGACTATAGGGCGAAAGTCAGAAGCGAGTTGCTAAGAGACTATAATGCCACGACTACATTTAGGAACGGCCAAATCGTCTCCTTGGTCAAAGTTGGCGAAGATTTTGAAGCGAAAGATGCAGAGGGAAATACTTTGAAGGCGAGGAAAGTGATTTTGGCAACCGGTCTCAAGGACCATCTTCCTGACATTGCTG GTGTATCCGAGCAATGGGGCAAACGAATCATCCACTGTATCTTTTGTCACGGTACAGAGACTGCTAATCAGCCTTTCGCTTTCGTCTTTACGCCCAACAATGTCAAATTGAACCCTTTATTGGTCGCTGGTATGCTCAAGTTATGGGGTGCCATGGATCACCAACCGGTATACATCTTGACGCATGGGTCCGATGTCAGTACTGAGGAAGGCAGGCGTGAGGCGGGTCTTGAGACTTATTGGGAAGTCATCCAAAACAAGGG ATACCAAGTGATCTCCTCTCCAATCCAATCAATCAAAGAGAACGATTCAAAAAcatctctcatcatcgaaTTTGCCGATCATCCCTCCATCAGCGTCCCATACATGCTCCTTTTCCCCGAAAAGATTACGCCGTCCGATCATGGCTCATTTATCGTCAACGAAGAGCTCCTAGGCGCCCCTCTCGGCCCTATGGGTACTATCCCTGCCCCTACCGAGTCCTTAGGAGCTCCTAAGATGCCTCCTCGTATGGGCGATGATCCAAGGACGCCTGTTGAGGGCTTATTCTGGGCTGGTAACAGTGGATCCATGCCGGCTAATGTTACGATCAGTGCAGCTCAGGGATCCGCGGCTGCCATTGTGGCCGCAGACGAGCTCGGTACAGAGGATTTGATCAAGTTCGCGTAG
- a CDS encoding tartrate transporter, giving the protein MTSPTTTRPPMPTPPKSSFDEPKENVVVELRGVDGKYTKPIPENIRNLSADEFKAVEKRIVRKADMVMMPIMGLLYILNYIDRQNLASAKLQGIMTDLNMTTQQFATAVSILFVGYLPYQIVSNVLISRISRPGLYICVACAIWGVLSACTAAVNSYGALLAVRIMLGFVEAVFFPGAIYLLSAWYTKNELGRRIGGLYIGQQVGNAFGGLIAAGCLKLDGAHGIAGWRWLFIIEGSVTVGAALLCAFVLPEYPYNARLLKPLEREVAVWRLENEAGAAEGNEKVGAWAGFKEGFKDPKLYALIFFNMMSQTQGSIANFFPTIVQTLGYSSIITLLLSAPPYVFAGGYYMGMTWISDRYNIMYPLIVINICLAIVTYIIPMATLSIGGRYTAMIFMPCTSVGPQLLLYKTINHHMPRPVAKRAAAIALMNAIGGTSNIWASYLWFSGPQYYAAFGTFIGAAVLFLITITAYRFYVRRENRLLDGTPEEVARVMKRGVTQEQVDMGWRYEGY; this is encoded by the exons ATGACATCTCCTACAACCACCCGGCCACCTATGCCTACTCCGCCCAAATCTAGCTTTGACGAACCCAAAGAGAATGTTGTCGTCGAGCTTCGGGGGGTCGATGGAAAATACACCAAGCCTATCCCTGAGAACATTCGCAACCTGTCGGCGGACGAGTTCAAAGCTGTCGAAAAGAGGATCGTACGCAAGGCGGATATGGTTATGAT GCCTATCATGGGTCTCTTGTACATCTTGAACT ACATTGATCGTCAGAACTTGGCATCTGCCAAGCTTCAAGGTATCATGACCGACCTCAACATGACTACTCAACAGTTCGCGACGGCCGTGTCTATTCTATTCGTGGGATACCTCCCTTATCAGATCGTATCAAACGTCCTTATCAGCCGTATCTCCCGTCCTGGTCTTT ATATTTGTGTTGCTTGTGCCATCTGGGGTGTCCTCAGCGCCTGCACAGCCGCCGTCAACTCTTACGGTGCCCTTCTTGCTGTCCGTATCATGCTCGGTTTCGTCGAAGCTGTCTTCTTCCCGGGTGCCATCTATCTCCTATCCGCTTGGTACACTAAGAATGAACTTGGTAGACGTATCGGAGGCCTCTATATCGGACAGCAAGTCGGTAACGCTTTTGGCGGTCTTATCGCTGCGGGGTGCTTGAAGCTTGATGGCGCGCATGGTATCGCCGGTTGGCGTTGGCTTTTCATCAT TGAGGGCTCAGTCACAGTCGGTGCCGCTCTTCTTTGCGCCTTCGTGCTTCCTGAATACCCTTACAACGctcgtcttctcaaacCTTTAGAGAGGGAGGTAGCCGTCTGGCGATTGGAAAATGAAGCAGGTGCAGCGGAAGGTAATGAGAAGGTTGGGGCTTGGGCTGGGTTTAAAGAAGGCTTCAAAGACCCCAAG CTTTACGcgctcatcttcttcaacatgATGTCCCAGACTCAAGGTTCTATTGCCAACTTCTTCCCTACTATTG TTCAAACTCTTGGATACAGTTCTATCatcacccttctccttaGTGCGCCGCCATATGTCTTTGCGGGAGGCTACTACATGGGTATGACATGGATCAGTGAC CGTTATAACATCATGTACCCCCTTATTGTGATCAACATCTGCCTCGCCATCGTCACTTACATCATCCCCATGGCCACCCTCTCTATTGGCGGTCGATACACTGCCATGATCTTCATGCCATGTACCTCCGTCGGTCCTCAACTGCTACTTTACAAGACTATCAATCACCATATGCCTAGACCTGTCGCCAAGAGGGCAGCGGCTATTGCGTTGATGAACGCTATCGGCGGTACCTCTAATATTTGGGCGAGTTACCTTTGGTTCTCTGGACCACAGTATTACGCTGCCTTTGGAACCT TCATTGGCGCCGCAgttcttttcctcatcactatcACTGCTTACCGATTCTACGTTCGACGCGAAAATAGATTACTGGACGGTACCCCCGAAGAAGTGGCCAGAGTTATGAAGAGGGGTGTCACTCAAGAGCAAGTCGACATGGGATGGAGATATGAGGGTTACTAA